One window from the genome of Pseudomonadota bacterium encodes:
- a CDS encoding (Fe-S)-binding protein — MSPVSATYFGISGYVIFWVMFIIAISLFAQRAYFLFRVMCLGKRENRFDNIGQRIMNTIVEVIPQRCTLKSVTVKDLAGLGHAFMFWGFSCFLTSYIVFIGLAEGFGLYPYIMGGTFEEVYFSILDFAGLFVIIAIVWAAIRRFIVRPERLEMSVEAGVIMLMVFGLMALHFIIEGFDFAALGETSGLPPLSKAIARYLADTGISKDTMLAISHWAWWIHYALILGFAIYIPRSKHLHVLASAFNVFFRPLGSKVVLEPISMEALEALENGDESVSLGVSKIQDFKWKDLLDLYACAVCGRCHVNCPAHVSGKSLSPKEVIHDLKEHMLEVAPGLLAGNAESSTESQGKSLIGDVVDEDKIWACTTCGACQEVCPVGIEHIRKIIQMRQNLMLVQNKMPESAQLMLRNMQTRGNPWAGAQSLRLRGDWTNDMELKILGECEENPSTLFWVGCTGALIDRNVSATLSLTKVLKAAGVDFCVLGEAETCCGDPARRAGSEIQFQLSAEENIETLKNYNIKEVITSCPHCYNTLKNEYPQYGADFKVVHYTELLADLIRQGKLKLTNDVDSVIAYHDPCYLSRYNEIYQEPRQIIQNMPKARFKEMERSKTNTFCCGGGGGHMWIEEQHGTTKINHVRMDEVIETGVDMVLTSCPYCLQMLEEGIEQKGVKDSLKAKDLAEVVEAAMKQS, encoded by the coding sequence GGCAGAGGATAATGAATACGATTGTCGAAGTTATTCCTCAACGGTGTACGCTTAAAAGTGTTACCGTAAAGGACTTGGCCGGACTTGGCCATGCCTTCATGTTCTGGGGTTTCAGTTGTTTCTTGACAAGCTATATAGTCTTCATCGGTCTTGCAGAAGGTTTCGGTCTGTACCCTTATATTATGGGCGGAACCTTTGAGGAGGTTTATTTTTCCATACTGGATTTTGCCGGTTTATTCGTCATCATAGCTATAGTATGGGCAGCTATCAGACGTTTTATAGTAAGACCGGAAAGACTGGAGATGAGTGTCGAGGCAGGAGTTATTATGCTTATGGTCTTCGGACTTATGGCACTACATTTTATAATAGAGGGTTTTGATTTTGCAGCCTTAGGGGAAACATCCGGATTGCCACCTCTGTCGAAGGCAATCGCTCGCTATCTTGCAGATACAGGAATTTCGAAAGACACAATGCTTGCTATTTCTCATTGGGCATGGTGGATTCACTACGCATTGATCCTTGGCTTCGCAATTTATATCCCGCGCTCAAAGCACCTCCATGTTCTCGCCTCTGCCTTTAATGTTTTCTTCAGACCACTTGGTTCCAAAGTGGTGCTCGAGCCAATCTCTATGGAAGCTCTTGAAGCTCTTGAAAACGGCGATGAGTCAGTGTCACTCGGTGTATCGAAGATTCAGGACTTTAAATGGAAAGATTTGCTCGACCTTTATGCCTGTGCTGTCTGCGGTCGGTGCCATGTCAATTGCCCTGCCCACGTTAGCGGCAAATCTCTCTCGCCCAAAGAGGTCATTCATGACCTGAAAGAACATATGCTTGAGGTAGCCCCTGGATTGCTTGCCGGTAATGCAGAATCATCTACAGAAAGCCAGGGTAAGAGTCTGATTGGCGATGTGGTAGATGAAGATAAGATCTGGGCCTGTACTACCTGTGGCGCCTGCCAGGAGGTTTGTCCGGTTGGCATAGAGCATATACGCAAGATAATCCAAATGAGGCAAAATCTGATGCTGGTGCAAAACAAGATGCCGGAAAGCGCCCAGCTTATGCTGAGGAATATGCAGACAAGAGGAAATCCATGGGCCGGAGCTCAGTCGTTAAGGTTAAGAGGCGATTGGACAAACGACATGGAACTGAAAATATTGGGTGAATGCGAAGAAAACCCCAGCACACTGTTCTGGGTAGGCTGTACCGGGGCTCTTATTGATCGTAATGTCTCAGCTACTCTTTCTTTAACAAAGGTGCTGAAGGCAGCCGGAGTCGATTTCTGTGTATTAGGTGAGGCAGAGACTTGCTGCGGTGATCCGGCAAGAAGGGCAGGCTCTGAAATCCAGTTCCAACTCTCAGCAGAAGAAAACATTGAAACGTTGAAAAACTACAACATTAAAGAAGTCATTACTTCATGCCCACACTGCTATAACACATTAAAAAATGAGTATCCTCAGTATGGCGCTGATTTCAAGGTAGTTCACTACACCGAACTTCTTGCTGATTTAATAAGGCAGGGCAAATTGAAACTTACCAACGATGTGGATTCGGTCATCGCATACCATGACCCTTGCTATTTAAGCCGTTATAATGAAATTTATCAGGAGCCGCGTCAGATAATACAGAATATGCCGAAGGCCAGATTTAAAGAAATGGAACGCTCAAAAACAAATACATTTTGCTGCGGCGGCGGCGGCGGACATATGTGGATAGAAGAACAGCACGGCACAACAAAAATTAATCATGTGCGAATGGATGAAGTTATCGAGACTGGGGTCGATATGGTCTTGACTTCATGCCCTTATTGTCTGCAAATGCTTGAGGAGGGCATTGAACAGAAAGGTGTGAAAGATTCATTGAAGGCAAAAGACCTTGCTGAGGTAGTTGAAGCGGCAATGAAACAATCTTAA
- a CDS encoding electron transfer flavoprotein subunit beta/FixA family protein gives MNIIVCVKQVLDPEIPPAKFKIDPETKQVVPPAGVPPVISVYDERALEGACRLKDKNKGKITVISVGAEKAADVIKHAISMGADDGFVLSDPAFENLDSFGIAYVLSKAIQKIGGYDLVLCGRQAADWGAGQVGSILAEILGIPVVTLACDIEAADTSVRVKRIVNDGYEIVEAPMPSLVTVSSEIGLPRLPAGMRLMMARKKQIPVWKAQDIGAESSQMDKGNAHTEITGLSVPTRKTECEMITGATLSEAAINLVSKLANLT, from the coding sequence ATGAATATTATCGTTTGTGTTAAACAAGTACTTGACCCTGAAATACCACCGGCCAAATTCAAGATTGATCCCGAAACAAAACAGGTAGTACCCCCTGCAGGAGTGCCCCCTGTAATCAGCGTTTACGATGAAAGAGCATTGGAAGGAGCATGCAGGCTCAAGGATAAGAACAAAGGCAAGATAACCGTGATAAGCGTGGGGGCGGAAAAAGCTGCTGATGTGATAAAACATGCCATATCCATGGGTGCTGACGATGGATTTGTTCTCAGCGATCCGGCCTTCGAAAACCTGGATAGCTTTGGTATTGCCTATGTTCTTTCGAAGGCTATACAGAAGATTGGCGGGTATGATCTGGTTTTGTGCGGCAGACAGGCCGCTGACTGGGGGGCAGGTCAGGTTGGCTCAATTCTTGCCGAAATACTTGGCATCCCTGTTGTTACTCTTGCCTGTGATATTGAGGCAGCAGACACGAGTGTCAGAGTAAAGAGGATAGTAAACGATGGCTATGAAATAGTGGAAGCACCTATGCCAAGTCTGGTTACTGTCAGCAGCGAGATTGGTCTGCCTCGTCTCCCCGCTGGAATGCGCCTTATGATGGCTCGTAAAAAACAGATTCCGGTCTGGAAGGCGCAGGATATTGGCGCTGAATCCTCACAGATGGATAAGGGTAATGCCCATACAGAGATCACAGGGCTATCTGTGCCGACAAGGAAAACCGAGTGTGAGATGATTACCGGTGCTACCCTAAGCGAAGCCGCAATCAACCTGGTTTCGAAGCTTGCAAATCTGACATAA
- a CDS encoding electron transfer flavoprotein subunit alpha/FixB family protein, whose translation MDNYKGVLVCGEIAEGQLAPITIELLGVGRKLADELGEGLSILLMGSKSGSLGQEAIAYGADNVYTVEDSILDTYNSDAYTQVAADLCKKVLPSIMLFGHTDIGCDLSPRLNGRLGGGLSMECMALSIDPATKLLVSTRPVFGGNALATMVSKSARPQMATMRAKIVPPAERNDARQGKVIPVEDKIDASAIKVKVIERIKEEVEGVKLEDAEFVVAGGRGMGTAQDFAKLRELADILGGAVGGTRVACDEGWAPAPLQIGQSGKVVSPKLYIAVGLSGAMAHIAGCLGSKCIVAINKDKEANIFNVAHFGIVGDWKEVLPAMTAKFKELKAG comes from the coding sequence ATGGATAATTATAAAGGTGTTTTAGTTTGTGGCGAAATCGCTGAAGGGCAATTAGCGCCAATCACGATAGAGCTCCTTGGAGTTGGAAGAAAGCTTGCCGACGAACTGGGAGAGGGATTAAGTATTTTATTAATGGGTAGCAAATCGGGTAGTCTGGGTCAGGAGGCAATCGCCTATGGAGCAGATAATGTTTATACTGTCGAAGACAGCATCCTTGATACATATAATTCCGATGCCTACACACAGGTAGCGGCTGACCTTTGCAAGAAAGTGCTTCCTTCAATAATGCTTTTTGGCCATACCGATATCGGTTGTGATTTGTCCCCGAGACTAAATGGTCGCTTAGGAGGCGGACTTTCTATGGAATGTATGGCGTTATCTATTGATCCGGCGACTAAGTTGCTGGTTTCGACAAGACCTGTCTTTGGTGGTAACGCACTCGCCACGATGGTATCAAAGTCTGCACGCCCTCAGATGGCTACCATGAGAGCAAAAATAGTGCCGCCTGCAGAGCGCAATGATGCCCGGCAAGGTAAGGTCATTCCTGTAGAAGACAAGATCGACGCTTCGGCGATTAAGGTCAAGGTTATCGAACGGATAAAAGAAGAAGTTGAAGGGGTGAAGCTGGAAGATGCTGAATTCGTTGTTGCCGGTGGACGCGGTATGGGTACAGCTCAAGACTTTGCGAAACTCCGTGAACTTGCAGATATTCTTGGAGGTGCTGTTGGTGGTACAAGGGTTGCATGTGACGAAGGTTGGGCGCCTGCGCCGCTTCAGATAGGACAGAGCGGAAAGGTAGTCAGCCCAAAACTATACATAGCCGTAGGTCTCTCTGGCGCCATGGCACATATTGCCGGCTGCTTGGGATCAAAGTGCATTGTGGCTATAAATAAGGATAAAGAGGCTAACATCTTCAACGTAGCGCACTTCGGTATCGTCGGGGATTGGAAAGAAGTATTACCTGCTATGACCGCGAAATTCAAGGAGCTAAAAGCAGGATAA
- a CDS encoding response regulator, whose translation MISLKLPKDLEDRLDNLVIITSKSKSFFMREALTKYLQENENTFIALAKLEQSMSAAPIDNDENELRDRQISSDASTDNLIVKHAVAESWKSQVRILLAEDSPINRIVTIVMLKKLGYQVDAVKNGAEAVNVLENMQYDLVLMDCQMPKMDGYEATMLIRKDDSHVLNHGIPIVAITAHATKEDREKCIKAGMNEHIAKPLQPKEIEEVLARILGGKAAAGKTESISVTEGPVVAHNQEEIKEVFNEMALIERFMGDRDLCREILALFLDDIQKEMGSLREHLNTRDALGIARQAHTIKGAAANVEAGAIRAVAYEIENAGKRVDLDHAFELFARLEEQFELFETILNQTGWIQDSKIN comes from the coding sequence ATGATAAGTCTGAAACTGCCCAAAGATCTTGAAGACCGCCTTGATAATCTTGTTATAATCACCAGCAAGTCCAAAAGCTTCTTTATGAGGGAAGCACTCACAAAATATCTCCAGGAGAACGAGAACACATTCATTGCCCTTGCAAAGCTTGAACAATCTATGTCAGCCGCTCCAATAGATAATGACGAAAATGAACTTCGGGACCGGCAAATAAGTTCCGATGCCTCAACAGACAATCTTATTGTCAAGCACGCCGTTGCAGAATCATGGAAAAGTCAGGTAAGAATTCTCTTAGCCGAAGATAGCCCGATCAACCGGATAGTCACCATTGTTATGCTGAAGAAACTCGGTTACCAGGTCGACGCTGTAAAGAATGGCGCTGAAGCGGTCAATGTCCTCGAGAACATGCAGTATGATCTGGTCCTGATGGACTGTCAGATGCCTAAAATGGACGGTTATGAGGCTACCATGTTGATCCGTAAAGATGATTCTCATGTGCTTAATCATGGCATACCTATTGTAGCCATAACTGCCCATGCCACAAAAGAGGACAGGGAGAAGTGCATTAAAGCGGGCATGAATGAACACATTGCCAAACCGTTGCAGCCGAAAGAAATAGAAGAGGTTTTAGCCCGGATATTGGGTGGTAAAGCCGCTGCCGGCAAGACAGAATCCATATCGGTGACTGAAGGACCGGTAGTTGCCCATAACCAGGAAGAGATAAAAGAGGTTTTCAATGAAATGGCGCTGATTGAAAGATTCATGGGCGATAGAGACCTGTGCCGGGAAATACTTGCCTTATTCTTAGATGATATTCAAAAGGAGATGGGTTCTTTAAGGGAACATCTCAACACCAGAGATGCCCTCGGTATTGCGCGGCAGGCGCACACTATCAAGGGCGCTGCGGCCAATGTGGAGGCGGGGGCTATACGGGCAGTTGCCTATGAGATTGAGAATGCAGGGAAAAGGGTTGATCTCGACCATGCCTTTGAATTATTTGCCCGTCTCGAAGAACAATTTGAATTATTCGAAACCATCTTAAACCAAACCGGGTGGATACAGGACAGTAAAATAAACTGA
- a CDS encoding chemotaxis protein CheX yields MHVEYINPFVIATTSVFKTMLNIDLKMNKPILRNTRISTGDVTGIMGLVGDAKGTICISFTKEGALFIYQALMGESHDDLDAEVIDAIGELTNITSGQARKELEKAQVNLRAAIPTVVVGRNVELHFICALPIVSLPFHFQVNDGHEEILYVDFSFE; encoded by the coding sequence ATGCACGTAGAATACATTAACCCCTTTGTTATAGCCACTACATCGGTATTTAAAACCATGCTCAACATTGATCTTAAAATGAACAAACCCATTCTCAGGAATACACGGATTTCAACCGGCGATGTAACAGGCATTATGGGGCTTGTCGGGGACGCAAAAGGAACGATCTGCATAAGCTTCACGAAAGAGGGTGCTTTGTTCATTTACCAGGCGCTTATGGGCGAAAGTCACGATGATTTGGACGCAGAGGTTATTGACGCAATCGGAGAGCTTACCAATATTACCTCAGGGCAGGCACGAAAAGAGCTTGAGAAGGCTCAAGTCAACCTGAGGGCGGCGATCCCTACGGTTGTTGTCGGAAGAAACGTGGAGTTGCATTTTATATGTGCATTGCCCATAGTATCATTACCATTCCATTTCCAGGTAAATGACGGTCATGAAGAAATATTATATGTAGACTTCTCCTTTGAATAG